A genomic region of Raphanus sativus cultivar WK10039 chromosome 6, ASM80110v3, whole genome shotgun sequence contains the following coding sequences:
- the LOC108806124 gene encoding uncharacterized protein LOC108806124 isoform X1: MFFVFFHRQRDGSVTVVFDLFVLNHSEGRIPLSVGVYPPIKRSDFNSQHQSFSLTPLCHLSFLRQQRRCPLNIQRKAPRLIMKETRLICQPSRKYFFQYAKLVNGTWDQKQIEREGETYWDSVVVADANRRKWLGDNPETTTNAVFVDEKWRPSYICWKSTTSLTNLDYFEFVAGIQNIKDGYTPATCIRPESFFHCHYRNIDFYFRRTQELIKELSTPPPESEVLYFQTTVLRSERLLMV; this comes from the exons ATGTTCTTCGTTTTCTTCCATCGGCAGAGGGACGGTTCAGTAACGGTGGTTTTTGATTTATTCGTCTTAAATCATTCAGAGGGACGGATTCCTCTTTCCGTCGGTGTTTATCCTCCAATAAAAAGGTCAGACTTCAACTCCCAACATCAATCCTTTTCGCTGACTCCTCTCTGTCACTTGAGCTTCCTCCGACAACAG AGGAGGTGCCCGCTAAATATTCAACGGAAAGCTCCGCGTCTGATAATGAAGGAGACAAGACTGATTTGCCAACCATcacgaaaatatttttttcagtaTGCGAAGTTGGTTAATGGAACTTGGGATCAGAAACAGATCGAGAGAGAAGGCGAAACATATTGGGATTCGGTAGTAGTTGCTG ATGCAAATAGGAGAAAGTGGCTTGGAGATAACCCAGAAACAACTACTAATGCAGTTTTTGTTGATGAAAAGTGGAGGCCGAGTTATATATGCTGGAAGTCTACGACATCACTCACAAATCTCGACTACTTTGAG TTTGTTGCAGGGATTCAAAATATCAAGGACGGATACACTCCTGCAACGTGTATTAGACCTGAGAGTTTCTTCCACTGTCATTACCGGAATATCGATTTCTACTTCAGGAGAACTCAGGAGCTAATCAAAGAGCTCAGTACTCCACCACCAGAATCGGAAGTTCTCTACTTCCAAACTAC AGTACTTAGATCGGAAAGGCTGTTAATGGTTTGA
- the LOC130496765 gene encoding uncharacterized protein LOC130496765: MSLSSSQKKLLVILVAFACVFTSGAEAWSWSWSSGSGSGSGWGWGWGSDGSGGSASGSGTNPDGSHWSWKWDPRSGWRWSSDSNDTKQGSSNHNVTNPGTSNHNVTKPGSSNHNHTTSPGSSNHNHHNVTKPGSSNHNHNVTKPGSSNHNHHNVTKPGSSNQKPGSSNHNHHNVTKPGSSNHNHNVTKPGSSKHNDTRSGSNDNSVFAKPREVVVGGSSGWNYGVDLEEWASKTTFHVGDVLVFEYSNMTNRRHDVYLQTNLWSYRTCNIESRNKIASSEDENGSKESFKFTLAMSQPYSFACGEDNGFYCRTYNMKFSVLPDA, encoded by the exons ATGTCGCTGTCTTCTTCACAAAAGAAGTTGCTGGTAATCCTTGTGGCCTTTGCATGCGTCTTCACATCAGGCGCAGAGGCATGGAGCTGGAGTTGGAGCTCGGGTTCAGGCTCAGGCTCGGGTTGGGGTTGGGGCTGGGGATCCGACGGCTCAGGCGGATCAGCCTCAGGTTCGGGTACAAACCCTGATGGTTCGCATTGGAGTTGGAAGTGGGACCCCCGGTCAGGCTGGAGATGGAGTTCAGACTCAAACGACACGAAGCAAGGCTCATCAAACCATAACGTTACGAACCCAGGCACATCAAATCATAACGTTACAAAGCCAGGCTCATCGAACCATAACCATACTACTAGCCCAGGCTCATCGAACCATAACCACCATAATGTTACGAAGCCAGGCTCATCGAACCACAACCATAACGTTACAAAGCCAGGCTCATCGAACCATAACCACCATAATGTTACGAAGCCAGGCTCATCGAACCAAAAGCCAGGCTCATCGAACCATAACCACCATAACGTTACGAAGCCAGGCTCATCGAACCACAACCACAACGTTACAAAGCCAGGCTCATCAAAACATAACGATACGAGGTCAGGCTCAAACGATAACTCGGTATTTGCAAAACCAAGAGAGGTCGTAGTGGGAGGATCAAGTGGATGGAACTACGGAGTGGATCTTGAAGAATGGGCTTCCAAGACTACTTTCCATGTTGGCGATGTTCTTG TTTTCGAGTACAGCAATATGACAAACCGAAGACATGACGTGTACTTGCAAACAAATCTATGGAGTTACAGGACCTGCAACATCGAAAGTAGAAATAAGATTGCTTCATCGGAGGATGAGAATGGATCTAAAGAGAGCTTCAAATTTACTCTTGCAATGTCACAGCCTTACTCTTTTGCATGCGGAGAGGATAACGGCTTTTATTGCCGTACCTATAACATGAAGTTCAGCGTTCTCCCTGACGCCTGA
- the LOC108806124 gene encoding uncharacterized protein LOC108806124 isoform X2, whose translation MFFVFFHRQRDGSVTVVFDLFVLNHSEGRIPLSVGVYPPIKRSDFNSQHQSFSLTPLCHLSFLRQQRRCPLNIQRKAPRLIMKETRLICQPSRKYFFQYAKLVNGTWDQKQIEREGETYWDSVVVADANRRKWLGDNPETTTNAVFVDEKWRPSYICWKSTTSLTNLDYFEFVAGIQNIKDGYTPATCIRPESFFHCHYRNIDFYFRRTQELIKELSTPPPESEST comes from the exons ATGTTCTTCGTTTTCTTCCATCGGCAGAGGGACGGTTCAGTAACGGTGGTTTTTGATTTATTCGTCTTAAATCATTCAGAGGGACGGATTCCTCTTTCCGTCGGTGTTTATCCTCCAATAAAAAGGTCAGACTTCAACTCCCAACATCAATCCTTTTCGCTGACTCCTCTCTGTCACTTGAGCTTCCTCCGACAACAG AGGAGGTGCCCGCTAAATATTCAACGGAAAGCTCCGCGTCTGATAATGAAGGAGACAAGACTGATTTGCCAACCATcacgaaaatatttttttcagtaTGCGAAGTTGGTTAATGGAACTTGGGATCAGAAACAGATCGAGAGAGAAGGCGAAACATATTGGGATTCGGTAGTAGTTGCTG ATGCAAATAGGAGAAAGTGGCTTGGAGATAACCCAGAAACAACTACTAATGCAGTTTTTGTTGATGAAAAGTGGAGGCCGAGTTATATATGCTGGAAGTCTACGACATCACTCACAAATCTCGACTACTTTGAG TTTGTTGCAGGGATTCAAAATATCAAGGACGGATACACTCCTGCAACGTGTATTAGACCTGAGAGTTTCTTCCACTGTCATTACCGGAATATCGATTTCTACTTCAGGAGAACTCAGGAGCTAATCAAAGAGCTCAGTACTCCACCACCAGAATCGGAA AGTACTTAG
- the LOC108837055 gene encoding protein RALF-like 9, giving the protein MGISKTIKVIFSLALVVFLALAATKIEARYIDYGALHHGDPSFGCSKLHPQFCKKQEANPYARGCETVERCDRGQKK; this is encoded by the coding sequence atgggGATATCTAAAACTATTAAAGTTATTTTCTCTCTGGCTCTTGTGGTGTTCTTGGCTCTAGCAGCAACCAAGATAGAGGCAAGATACATAGATTATGGTGCCCTTCATCATGGAGATCCCAGTTTCGGTTGTAGTAAACTACACCCTCAATTCTGCAAGAAGCAAGAAGCCAATCCATATGCGAGAGGTTGCGAGACTGTAGAACGTTGCGACCGTGGCCAGAAAAAGTGA
- the LOC130496854 gene encoding COBRA-like protein 8, translated as MGSTQKLISWILLLSLFTTIQLTSSQPQPKTPPQPPPISPDANKTAPPGPPPPPPISPDAILCNGIFLSYTYTTGVQIKPNDTKSRQAYRFESLITVLNNGRDELKSWLVFVGFAHKEILVSASNAILADGSTLPVSVENGTTFAGFPAADLKSAIMTAGDITQMEARVELVGTQFGVAPPGVPLPKNITLLNDGWSCPKANKLGDNVLEVCCMPSTKNKTAPTLTNFLPKRKGDLTIMYDITRPYPTSYWAQVTIENHNPLGRLDNWELSFQWMKNEFIFQTKGAYPSVVDSSACINGPQGKYYTGVDFSNVLSCAKSPNIIDLPLTKYNDSNLGLKPYCCRNGTILSPSTDPDKSKSVFQMEVYKMPPDVNMSAITPPQSWRIKGNNLNPEYKCGPPVRVKSSELPDSSGLPWNRTAYASWQVVCNISQPAQPSCCVSFSSYLNDSIVPCKTCACGGCSGQIVDGRTCSTTSPALLLPPQALLIPFENRTEFAKIWAGLKHRSVPTPLPCGDNCGVSINWHLATDYRRGWSARITIFNWGGTNFADWSAAVELKNAAPDYEKAYSFNGTLVAVNGKNTTILMEGLPGLNYLVAEVDGKNPSKDYRVPGKQQSVISFTKKLNTKIKVGAGDGYPTKVFFNGQECSLPSMLPSSSGRTGRGVYYTFLLLVLALLILWV; from the exons ATGGGTTCAACTCAAAAACTCATCTCATGGATCCTACTGCTGTCTCTCTTCACAACGATTCAACTAACGTCGTCTCAGCCCCAGCCCAAAACTCCACCACAACCACCACCGATCTCCCCCGACGCAAACAAAACTGCACCACCAggtccaccaccaccaccaccgatcTCCCCCGACGCAATCCTCTGCAACGGCATCTTCCTCTCGTACACTTACACAACCGGAGTCCAGATCAAACCGAACGACACAAAGAGCCGCCAGGCGTACCGGTTCGAGTCCCTGATCACGGTCCTAAACAACGGCAGAGACGAGCTCAAGTCGTGGCTCGTCTTCGTCGGGTTCGCTCACAAGGAGATCCTCGTCTCCGCCTCCAACGCGATCCTCGCCGACGGGTCTACCCTCCCCGTCAGCGTCGAGAACGGTACGACCTTCGCGGGGTTTCCCGCCGCGGATTTGAAGTCGGCGATTATGACGGCGGGTGACATCACGCAGATGGAGGCACGTGTGGAGCTCGTGGGTACTCAGTTTGGTGTTGCCCCGCCTGGTGTTCCGCTTCCTAAGAACATCACTCTTCTTAACGATGGTTGGTCATGTCCCAAAGCCAATAAACTAG GTGACAATGTTCTGGAAGTATGTTGCATGCCTAgtactaaaaacaaaacagccCCCACTCTTACAAATTTTCTCCCAAAGCGAAAAGGAGACTTAACCATCATGTACGATATAACCAGACCATATCCAACAAGCTACTGGGCGCAGGTCACCATAGAGAATCACAACCCACTCGGTCGTCTCGACAACTGGGAACTAAGTTTCCAATGGATGAAAAACGAGTTCATCTTCCAAACCAAAGGAGCTTACCCCAGCGTAGTAGATTCATCTGCTTGCATAAACGGCCCGCAGGGAAAATACTACACTGGAGTCGACTTCTCCAACGTCCTAAGCTGTGCGAAATCGCCGAACATCATAGACCTCCCTCTGACCAAGTACAACGACTCAAACCTCGGACTTAAACCCTACTGCTGCAGAAACGGAACCATCTTGTCTCCTTCCACGGATCCGGACAAGTCCAAGTCTGTTTTTCAGATGGAGGTTTACAAAATGCCTCCTGATGTCAACATGTCTGCCATCACTCCGCCTCAGAGCTGGCGCATCAAAGGGAACAACCTCAACCCTGAGTACAAATGTGGACCTCCCGTTAGAGTCAAGTCCAGCGAGCTCCCTGATTCGAGCGGTTTGCCTTGGAACCGGACCGCATACGCCAGCTGGCAAGTGGTTTGCAACATCTCTCAACCGGCTCAGCCTAGCTGCTGCGTGTCTTTCTCTTCTTACCTCAACGACTCCATCGTCCCTTGTAAAACCTGCGCTTGCGGAGGCTGTTCCGGCCAGATAGTCGATGGTAGAACGTGCAGCACTACTTCCCCAGCGCTTCTCCTACCTCCACAAGCTCTTCTCATCCCATTTGAGAACCGAACCGAGTTCGCTAAAATTTGGGCAGGGTTGAAACACAGGAGCGTTCCAACGCCGTTGCCATGTGGAGACAACTGTGGGGTCAGCATAAACTGGCACCTTGCCACTGACTATCGTCGCGGATGGTCCGCTAGGATCACGATCTTTAACTGGGGAGGAACCAACTTCGCTGACTGGTCCGCCGCCGTCGAGCTGAAGAATGCTGCGCCGGATTACGAGAAGGCTTACTCCTTCAACGGAACGTTGGTTGCTGTCAACGGAAAGAACACTACTATCTTGATGGAAGGGCTTCCTGGTCTGAACTATCTCGTTGCTGAGGTGGATGGGAAGAACCCGAGTAAGGACTATCGGGTGCCCGGTAAGCAGCAGTCTGTTATCTCTTTCACCAAGAAACTGAATACTAAGATCAAAGTTGGGGCTGGAGATGGGTATCCGACCAAAGTGTTCTTCAACGGTCAGGAATGTTCGCTTCCTTCTATGCTACCTTCGAGCAGTGGTCGCACAGGACGTGGTGTCTACTACACCTTTCTTCTCTTGGTGTTAGCTCTCTTGATTCTTTGGGTTTAG
- the LOC130496855 gene encoding two-component response regulator ARR1-like codes for MYSNRHNDWDLQTIGISLDAESIAFSSSEAYSTTTSSMSRTNDHGRNQPLVSRHQEGIAPVDTEFDFDAYTIDDIPV; via the exons ATGTACTCCAATAGACATAACGATTGGGATCTGCAGACTATCGGAATCTCCCTTGACGCAGAATCAATAGCGTTCTCGAGTTCAGAAGCTTACTCTACTACTACTTCTTCCATGTCAAGAACCAATGACCATGGCCGTAACCAGCCACTGGTGTCACGTCATCAG GAAGGAATTGCACCTGTTGATACCGAGTTCGACTTTGACGCATATACGATCGATGATATCCCGGTTTGA